The following DNA comes from Clostridia bacterium.
TAACCTTAACTCTCAAAAAGAATTTCTTTATTACCATCAAAATCGGTGCAAGAACCCAATAAAGCAAAAACGAAAACAATCTATAATACCAAGGGGTATTTATAAAATCGTCATGTTCATAATCAATTTTTTTCATGGCTGACCTTCTTTATGACACAATGTTTTCCCTTATGTACTCTTTGTCTTCTACCGGGTTAACTTGGTCAACTTTAATTTCTTCAGCCTGTTTTTGAGGCATTTTTAGGTTCTTATTCTTATGCTTCTGCAAGAAATGATGATAAACTTCAATTATCTTGTCTATAGATTTATCCAATGTGTAGTTCTTGGCATGTTCAGCATATTTTTGGGACATAATCTTAAGCTCTTCGGGATTTTCAATCCAATAATCAATTTTATTGCACAAATCCTTGTAATCGCCGTCTATAAACTTGGAACGGTCATCCAAAGCAAAATAATGAGTAGCACTCTTTTTGGAATTGCCGATAACAGGCACAAGTCCTGTTGCGAACGCTTCCATACAAGAAATTGATTCAACTTCTATTTGCGCGCAATGCACATATAAGTCACCTGCATTAAGAGCTTTGGGCAAATCATCTTGAGAATAGAAATTAAATTCAACATTTATTTTGAGCTTTTTGGCAAGTTTTTGATATTTTTTCTTTAAAGGTCCCATACCTGCCAAAACGAGCAAGATGTCATCTTTGTGCTTGCTTTTTGCTATAGCTTTCATTAATACATCCTGCTTCTTTTCACTTGATAATCTGCCTACTGATATAATGACGAATTTATCTTTCCAAGATTCTGGTCTTTCAACTTCCATAGGATAATATTTTTTATCGTCATATCCATTGCTTATGACATGAAGCTCTTGTTTGAAGCCATGTGCTCTTAACGTATCATAAACAAACTGAGTAGGACAATGAATATCAGTCGAATAACTATATAATTTTCTCTTAATCAATCTAAAAATAAACCTTTCAACACAAGGAAAATGATTTAGCTTTAGATTATAAGTGATATTGCCAGGGTGCATATGGAATGCTGTGAATACTGGAATACCCATTTTGTGCGCAACTTTAGCTGCTGTCCAGCCAAAAGGCAAAGGAAGATATATATGGACAAAATCCACATCTTTAAACGCTTCTTCAAATTTTTTAACATCAGGCTTTGCAAGATTGGCTCTATTCTTATCTACCAGAGGTTGAAAGATAGGAACATGGTATTGATCAAACATGATTTTGTCAGGTTCGGGAGTATTGCTATAAGACAATACCTTAACATAGTGTCCTCTTTTCCTTAGTTCGTTAACAAATCTTCTGGCAGAGACTGAAGTGCCATTGCCCGTATCGTCGTATGTATCCGCGACAACTGCAATTCTCATAACTAATCTCCTAATAAATATAATAAATACACTATAGACCTAAAATATAAGTCTATTCCATTTAATTATATCTATTATTAAAAATAAATACAATAAAAAATTAAACTATGTAAATGGATAAAACTGTATTTTATAAAAAAATAATTAGAATTTACTATGAATAAAATCTATGACACTATTAGCTGCACGCGCTCCATCACCGCAAGCCGTTACTACCTGTCTAAATGTATTAGCTCTTATATCTCCCGCAGCATATACACCTTGTATATTGACAGCCATATTATCATCAGTAATTATATAACCTTTTTCGTCAGTTAATACCTGATCTTTTATCAAGTCGGTATTAGGAATTTGACCTATCGCTACAAACAATCCGTTAACATTAATAACTGAAGTCTGATTTGATAATTTGTCTTTTATTTCCACACCAGTTAAAACATCATCAGATATTAGTCTTGTGATTTCACTATTTAGATGCAAAATAATATTTGGTGTAGAAAGCAGCTTGTTTATGCTAATGCTTTCTCCTCTAAATTTATCTCGTCTATAAATAATATGCACTTTTGATGCTA
Coding sequences within:
- a CDS encoding glycosyltransferase, which encodes MRIAVVADTYDDTGNGTSVSARRFVNELRKRGHYVKVLSYSNTPEPDKIMFDQYHVPIFQPLVDKNRANLAKPDVKKFEEAFKDVDFVHIYLPLPFGWTAAKVAHKMGIPVFTAFHMHPGNITYNLKLNHFPCVERFIFRLIKRKLYSYSTDIHCPTQFVYDTLRAHGFKQELHVISNGYDDKKYYPMEVERPESWKDKFVIISVGRLSSEKKQDVLMKAIAKSKHKDDILLVLAGMGPLKKKYQKLAKKLKINVEFNFYSQDDLPKALNAGDLYVHCAQIEVESISCMEAFATGLVPVIGNSKKSATHYFALDDRSKFIDGDYKDLCNKIDYWIENPEELKIMSQKYAEHAKNYTLDKSIDKIIEVYHHFLQKHKNKNLKMPQKQAEEIKVDQVNPVEDKEYIRENIVS
- a CDS encoding FAD-dependent oxidoreductase, encoding KQYGASVNFEEVIKIDLKNDIKTITTDSNTYQAKAVILAMGTNNRKLGLPEEENLVGKGISYCATCDGAFFKGREVAIAGGANSAVTEALYLSKLASKVHIIYRRDKFRGESISINKLLSTPNIILHLNSEITRLISDDVLTGVEIKDKLSNQTSVINVNGLFVAIGQIPNTDLIKDQVLTDEKGYIITDDNMAVNIQGVYAAGDIRANTFRQVVTACGDGARAANSVIDFIHSKF